One genomic window of Chloroflexota bacterium includes the following:
- the clpA gene encoding ATP-dependent Clp protease ATP-binding subunit ClpA, which produces MSTPTIPESLRQCVNDALKQARQRRHEYLTLEHLLLAMLREERTRQILQGCGADLNKLKHDLETWLEKNMTQLPRNSKSDPEQTVGLGRVLSLAMWHAQNAAQKEIESGDILAALLEEPDSHARYLLEQQGVTRLDVLNYISHGIAKDEPAKQVAGDHDDEAKPARDALAAYTTDLVALVEQGKLDPLIGREAELERTIQVLCRRLKNNPLFVGDPGVGKTAMAQGLAQRIHAGQVPELLKGARIYALDMGMVLAGTKYRGQFEERVKGVLKQLENKPNAMLFIDEIHTLVGAGSTSGSSVDASSLLKPALANGALRCIGSTTHEEFKTLERDRGLARRFQKIEIAETSVEETVQILMGLKTRFESHHAVIYTDDAIRASVELSAKHINERFLPDKAIDVLDEAGARQRICAEADRKQVLTRQDIEVVVAAMAKVPAETVSGDDRTRLKNLDATLRQHIFGQDPAIDAIVSAIRLSRAGLRLPYKPVGSFLFFGPTGVGKTELARVLARALGVELLRYDMSEYSEKHTVSRLIGAPPGYVGFDQGGLLTDAVRRQPYSVVLLDEIEKAHPELFNILLQVMDHATLTDNTGRKADFRNVVLIMTTNAGARELTATPIGFRSEQSGDPAKKPIERLFNPEFRNRLDATVRFDTLSTETILRIVDKQIGELQSALTPKHVTLEMTDPARAWLAEKGYDKNFGARPMSRLIDDKLRKPLSEAMLFGELADGGGTAIGDIADGEIKLSYRKKES; this is translated from the coding sequence ATGAGCACACCCACAATTCCTGAATCCCTCCGCCAGTGCGTGAACGACGCGCTCAAACAAGCGCGCCAACGGCGGCACGAATATCTCACGCTCGAACATCTCTTGCTCGCGATGTTGCGCGAAGAACGCACGCGCCAAATTTTGCAAGGATGCGGCGCGGACCTGAACAAACTCAAACACGATTTGGAAACCTGGCTCGAAAAAAATATGACGCAACTGCCCAGGAATTCCAAATCCGATCCGGAACAAACCGTCGGGCTGGGTCGCGTTCTATCGCTCGCGATGTGGCACGCGCAAAACGCGGCGCAGAAAGAAATCGAGAGCGGCGATATTCTCGCGGCACTGCTCGAAGAACCGGATTCGCACGCGCGCTATCTGCTCGAACAACAAGGCGTCACACGGCTCGACGTGCTGAACTATATTTCGCACGGCATCGCGAAAGACGAACCGGCAAAACAAGTCGCGGGCGACCACGACGACGAAGCGAAACCCGCGCGCGATGCGCTCGCGGCGTACACCACCGATCTCGTCGCGCTCGTCGAGCAAGGCAAACTCGATCCGTTGATCGGACGCGAAGCGGAACTCGAGCGCACGATTCAGGTGTTGTGCCGACGGCTCAAAAACAATCCGCTCTTTGTCGGCGACCCAGGCGTGGGCAAGACCGCGATGGCGCAAGGACTCGCGCAACGCATTCACGCGGGGCAGGTGCCGGAATTGTTGAAAGGCGCGCGCATCTACGCGCTCGATATGGGTATGGTGCTCGCCGGCACCAAATATCGCGGACAGTTTGAAGAACGCGTCAAGGGCGTGCTCAAGCAACTCGAAAACAAACCGAATGCGATGTTGTTCATTGACGAAATTCACACGCTCGTCGGCGCGGGTTCGACGAGCGGCAGTTCGGTGGACGCGTCGAGTCTGCTCAAGCCCGCGCTCGCCAACGGCGCGTTGCGCTGCATCGGCTCGACCACGCACGAGGAATTCAAAACGCTCGAACGTGATCGCGGCTTGGCGCGGCGCTTTCAGAAAATCGAAATCGCCGAAACGTCCGTCGAAGAGACCGTGCAAATTTTGATGGGTCTCAAAACGCGTTTCGAATCGCATCACGCGGTCATCTACACTGACGACGCGATTCGCGCGTCCGTCGAATTGTCCGCGAAACACATCAACGAACGCTTTTTGCCGGACAAGGCGATTGATGTGTTGGACGAAGCCGGCGCGCGGCAACGCATCTGTGCAGAAGCGGACCGCAAACAAGTTTTGACGCGCCAGGATATCGAAGTCGTCGTCGCCGCGATGGCGAAGGTGCCGGCAGAGACCGTGTCGGGCGATGATCGCACACGCTTGAAAAATCTCGACGCGACGTTGCGCCAACATATTTTCGGACAAGACCCGGCGATTGACGCGATCGTGTCCGCGATTCGTTTATCGCGCGCGGGATTGCGTTTGCCATACAAACCGGTCGGCTCGTTTCTGTTTTTCGGACCGACCGGCGTCGGCAAGACCGAACTGGCGCGCGTGCTCGCGCGCGCGCTTGGCGTCGAGTTGTTGCGCTACGATATGAGCGAGTACTCGGAAAAGCACACGGTCAGTCGTTTGATCGGCGCGCCGCCGGGGTATGTCGGTTTCGACCAAGGCGGTCTGCTTACCGACGCGGTGCGGCGTCAACCGTACTCGGTCGTCTTGCTCGACGAGATCGAAAAAGCGCATCCCGAACTCTTCAACATTTTGCTGCAAGTAATGGACCACGCGACGTTGACCGACAACACTGGACGTAAAGCCGACTTTCGCAATGTCGTGCTGATTATGACGACGAACGCGGGCGCGCGCGAATTGACCGCGACGCCCATCGGTTTTCGCTCCGAGCAAAGCGGCGACCCGGCGAAGAAACCAATCGAGCGTTTGTTCAATCCCGAATTTCGCAATCGGTTGGACGCGACTGTGCGCTTCGACACGCTCTCGACGGAAACGATTTTGCGGATCGTGGACAAACAGATCGGCGAATTACAATCTGCACTGACACCCAAACACGTCACACTCGAAATGACTGACCCCGCGCGCGCGTGGCTCGCTGAAAAAGGGTACGATAAAAATTTTGGCGCGCGTCCCATGTCGCGCTTGATTGACGACAAACTACGCAAGCCCTTGTCCGAGGCGATGTTGTTCGGCGAACTCGCGGATGGCGGCGGCACCGCGATTGGTGATATCGCGGACGGAGAGATCAAACTCAGTTATCGGAAAAAAGAAAGTTGA
- a CDS encoding ATP-dependent Clp protease adaptor ClpS: MSSRWIDEEGGVATEQETRQKIDEPPRYRVLLHNDNYTTMDFVVKVLMLVFRKSVPDATRIMLDVHYKGIGVVGTYPREVAETKVAKALQMARDAQFPLLCTMEPE, translated from the coding sequence ATGTCATCGCGATGGATAGACGAAGAAGGCGGCGTTGCCACCGAACAGGAAACGCGTCAGAAAATTGACGAGCCGCCCCGTTATCGTGTGTTGTTGCACAACGACAATTATACGACGATGGATTTTGTCGTAAAGGTGCTGATGCTAGTCTTTCGCAAATCGGTGCCCGACGCCACGCGCATTATGCTCGACGTGCATTACAAAGGCATCGGCGTCGTCGGCACGTACCCGCGCGAGGTCGCCGAAACCAAAGTCGCGAAAGCGTTGCAGATGGCGCGCGACGCCCAGTTTCCTCTCTTGTGTACGATGGAGCCAGAATGA
- a CDS encoding amidohydrolase: MTYLDRAHQLKDKLTAIRRDLHQHPELAFQEVRTAQRVTQVLHDLGIEYSTGIAKTGVVAYIGDGSHPRFALRADMDALPILEANDVEYKSQNAGVMHACGHDGHVACLLGAAMILSEDFKQGKLKGTVKLLFQPAEENADAEGKSGGQRMVEEGALNDVDAVVGLHVASDLPSGMVYVRPGPFMAAVDTFEAEIIGHGGHGAYPHTTIDPIWLATQIINAIHGIVSRRIDPIKQGVISVTMIHAGTATNIIPPSVKIAGTIRSFEDKVRQRLHDDLEKSFAIARAFDGDYSLKITPQYPTTVNDPAMAEFVRAMATDLVGKDRVKEAEMQMGAEDFSYMTRAKPGAFFNIGAKMDARSRPHHNPVFDIDEGALPIGAALLAESARRFLTR, encoded by the coding sequence ATGACCTACCTTGACCGTGCACACCAATTGAAAGACAAACTCACCGCGATTCGACGCGACTTGCACCAACATCCCGAACTCGCGTTTCAAGAAGTTCGCACCGCGCAACGCGTGACCCAGGTTTTGCACGACCTGGGCATCGAGTACTCGACCGGCATCGCGAAAACCGGCGTCGTCGCGTACATCGGCGATGGCAGCCATCCGCGTTTCGCGTTGCGCGCCGATATGGACGCCTTGCCGATTCTCGAAGCGAACGACGTGGAGTACAAATCGCAAAACGCCGGCGTGATGCACGCGTGCGGACACGATGGACACGTCGCGTGTTTGCTCGGCGCGGCGATGATTCTTAGCGAAGATTTCAAACAGGGCAAACTCAAAGGCACGGTCAAGTTGCTCTTTCAACCGGCGGAAGAGAACGCCGATGCGGAAGGTAAGAGCGGCGGTCAACGCATGGTCGAGGAAGGCGCGCTGAACGATGTGGACGCGGTGGTCGGCTTGCACGTCGCGAGCGATTTGCCGAGCGGCATGGTCTACGTGCGTCCCGGTCCATTCATGGCAGCGGTGGACACGTTCGAAGCCGAGATCATCGGGCACGGCGGGCACGGTGCGTACCCGCACACGACGATTGATCCGATCTGGCTCGCGACCCAGATCATCAACGCGATTCACGGCATCGTCTCGCGGCGCATTGATCCGATCAAGCAAGGCGTCATCTCCGTGACGATGATTCACGCGGGCACCGCGACGAACATCATTCCACCCTCAGTCAAAATTGCCGGCACGATTCGCAGTTTCGAAGACAAGGTGCGCCAACGTTTGCACGACGATTTGGAAAAATCGTTCGCCATTGCCCGCGCGTTCGACGGGGATTACTCGCTCAAGATCACGCCGCAATATCCGACCACGGTCAACGATCCGGCGATGGCGGAATTCGTGCGCGCAATGGCAACCGACTTGGTCGGCAAAGATCGCGTGAAGGAAGCCGAGATGCAGATGGGCGCGGAAGATTTCAGTTATATGACGCGCGCCAAGCCCGGCGCCTTCTTCAACATTGGCGCGAAAATGGACGCACGCAGTCGCCCGCATCACAATCCCGTGTTCGACATTGACGAAGGCGCGTTGCCCATCGGCGCGGCATTGCTTGCCGAATCGGCGCGACGGTTTTTGACGCGCTAA
- a CDS encoding helix-turn-helix transcriptional regulator has protein sequence MPKQISVIQRFGERVRLLRQKRSWSQEKFAEICNLDRTYISGIERGVRNVSLRNIAALAQGLGISLDELFKDM, from the coding sequence ATGCCAAAACAAATCTCTGTCATTCAGCGGTTCGGAGAACGCGTTCGATTGTTGCGACAAAAGCGCAGCTGGTCTCAAGAAAAATTCGCTGAAATCTGCAATTTGGATCGGACATATATTAGTGGAATTGAACGTGGCGTGCGGAACGTTTCGCTTCGAAATATCGCGGCATTGGCGCAGGGGTTGGGAATTTCGCTTGATGAATTGTTCAAAGACATGTAA
- a CDS encoding restriction endonuclease yields MPTILDRWDISLDELTEVVNSNPSLQGFLIGYIGEFKLRKIWFSDGRVENVHKFDDHDRRHKNDLAITYQGCEFTIEVKSLQTNSVRQEGDDYRGAFQCDASDRRMVVLPNGRKVETTCLLVGGFDLIAVNLYAFRHAWEFAFALNRDLPRTENSKYTLAQRKHLLATSMKITLPVEPPFVNNPFTLLDRLVAEKQA; encoded by the coding sequence GTGCCTACAATTCTTGACCGTTGGGATATCTCTCTAGACGAACTTACAGAAGTGGTAAACAGCAATCCAAGTTTGCAAGGATTCTTAATTGGATATATTGGTGAATTCAAACTTCGCAAAATATGGTTCTCTGATGGACGTGTCGAGAATGTCCACAAATTTGATGATCATGATCGCAGACACAAGAACGACTTGGCGATAACTTATCAAGGATGTGAGTTTACGATTGAGGTTAAATCATTGCAGACAAATTCAGTCCGCCAAGAAGGTGATGATTACCGTGGCGCATTCCAGTGTGATGCAAGTGATCGTCGAATGGTTGTATTACCGAATGGCAGAAAAGTTGAAACGACTTGTTTGTTGGTCGGTGGATTTGATCTTATCGCAGTAAATCTCTATGCTTTTCGACACGCGTGGGAATTCGCGTTTGCGCTCAATCGAGATTTGCCCCGTACCGAAAACTCCAAATACACATTGGCACAGAGAAAGCACCTACTGGCAACTTCAATGAAGATTACTCTTCCAGTCGAACCGCCCTTTGTGAACAATCCTTTCACGTTGCTAGACCGGCTAGTTGCGGAAAAGCAAGCCTAA
- a CDS encoding site-specific DNA-methyltransferase → MLKRKTKTRVAKDKQLGLFYSQETKTRESDIPPSKKRVQGGIATSQILQSAHIGTNADLFPKILELHVPHGAVVADITYGLGVFWRNVPKEKYVLKATDLKTGVDFRQLPYPDRSIDCVVLDPPYMEGLLRRTKEHLGGVGTYHSFRNAYSDGNGSDNGPKWHAAVLDLYFKGGREAYRILRREGIFIVKCQDEVSAGKQHLTHVELINEYAKLGFYAKDLFVLVRPNNASVSRILKQVHARKNHSYFLVFVKR, encoded by the coding sequence ATGCTCAAGCGCAAGACCAAGACACGCGTCGCCAAAGACAAGCAACTGGGTTTGTTCTATTCGCAAGAAACGAAAACAAGAGAATCTGACATACCCCCTTCAAAGAAACGCGTCCAAGGCGGTATCGCCACCTCCCAAATTTTGCAATCCGCACACATCGGTACAAACGCAGATCTTTTTCCAAAGATTCTAGAACTGCATGTCCCACATGGCGCAGTGGTGGCAGACATCACATATGGTCTGGGTGTTTTTTGGCGTAATGTCCCAAAAGAGAAATATGTGCTGAAAGCCACGGATCTCAAAACTGGTGTGGATTTTCGTCAACTGCCTTATCCAGATCGTTCGATTGATTGCGTAGTGCTTGATCCGCCATACATGGAAGGATTATTGCGTCGAACGAAAGAACATCTAGGCGGGGTTGGAACTTATCATAGTTTTCGCAATGCGTACTCTGATGGAAACGGCAGTGACAACGGACCAAAATGGCACGCCGCCGTTCTCGATTTGTATTTCAAGGGGGGGAGAGAAGCATATCGCATTTTGCGCCGGGAGGGGATATTCATCGTCAAGTGCCAAGATGAAGTCAGCGCCGGAAAACAACACTTGACGCATGTAGAACTCATCAATGAGTATGCCAAGTTGGGTTTTTACGCCAAAGACCTATTTGTTCTAGTGCGTCCCAATAACGCTAGCGTAAGCCGCATACTAAAACAAGTTCACGCGCGCAAAAACCATTCCTATTTCCTCGTCTTCGTAAAACGTTAG
- a CDS encoding inositol monophosphatase family protein — MSTSLRAYLDFATETAYLAGRLTLGYFQTGVLPDFKADDTPVTVADRKSEELIRARIEKQFPQHAIVGEEFGATETTTATHRWFVDPIDGTKAFTRGVPLYGVLIGLEIEGKVEVGVAYFPAMNEMLAAATGEGCWWNSRRARVSPMTDLSRAYVAHSDMASFDKYHRAAEWQRIQAATYFHAGWSDAYGYLCVATGRAELMLDPIMSVWDCGPFPPILQEAGGYFGDWRGNVTIHGNEALATTQVLLPDVLKVINRD; from the coding sequence GTGTCTACATCACTGCGCGCGTATCTCGACTTTGCCACCGAAACCGCGTACCTCGCCGGGCGACTCACGCTCGGCTATTTTCAAACTGGAGTCCTGCCCGATTTCAAAGCGGATGACACACCGGTGACCGTCGCCGATCGCAAATCGGAAGAGTTGATTCGCGCGCGCATCGAAAAACAATTTCCGCAGCACGCGATTGTCGGCGAAGAATTCGGCGCAACGGAAACGACGACCGCGACGCATCGCTGGTTCGTTGATCCGATTGACGGCACGAAAGCGTTCACGCGCGGCGTGCCGTTGTACGGCGTCCTCATCGGATTGGAAATCGAAGGCAAGGTTGAGGTCGGGGTCGCGTACTTTCCGGCGATGAACGAGATGCTTGCGGCGGCGACGGGCGAAGGATGCTGGTGGAACAGTCGCCGTGCGCGCGTCTCGCCGATGACCGATCTTTCACGCGCGTATGTCGCGCACTCGGACATGGCGAGTTTCGACAAGTATCACCGCGCGGCGGAGTGGCAACGCATCCAAGCCGCGACGTACTTTCACGCCGGGTGGAGCGACGCGTACGGTTACCTCTGTGTGGCAACCGGGCGCGCCGAGTTGATGCTCGATCCGATCATGAGTGTGTGGGACTGTGGACCGTTCCCGCCGATCTTGCAAGAAGCCGGCGGCTATTTTGGCGATTGGCGCGGCAATGTGACAATTCACGGCAACGAAGCGTTAGCGACGACCCAGGTTTTACTGCCGGATGTGTTGAAGGTGATCAATCGCGATTGA